A genome region from Deinococcus sp. KNUC1210 includes the following:
- a CDS encoding SDR family oxidoreductase, giving the protein MIAITGATGHLGQLTIDALLNLGTPASQIVAIVRSPEKATELAAKGVQVRQGDYKRPETLSAALEGVEKVLLISSNDFNDRVGQHRRVIEAAKQAGVKLLAYTSLLGADTSTLSLAGDHKATEEALRASGVPFVFLRNGWYLENYNPAQAAETGAVLGSAEEGRVSAAARADYAAAAAAVLTQPNQENKIYELGGDTAFTLSELAAEIAAQSGKAVTYQNMPAEAYAQLLLSFGLPDALANMLADSDSGLAKGQLYTERRDLSTLIGRPTTTMQEGVRAALQG; this is encoded by the coding sequence ATGATCGCCATTACCGGAGCAACCGGCCACCTCGGCCAACTGACCATCGACGCGCTGCTGAACCTCGGCACGCCCGCTTCCCAGATCGTGGCAATCGTTCGCAGCCCCGAGAAGGCCACCGAACTCGCCGCGAAGGGCGTTCAGGTACGTCAGGGCGACTACAAGCGGCCCGAGACCCTGTCTGCGGCTCTGGAAGGCGTCGAGAAGGTGCTGCTGATCTCGTCGAACGATTTCAATGACCGGGTGGGGCAGCACCGCCGCGTGATCGAGGCGGCGAAACAGGCGGGCGTGAAGCTGCTGGCGTACACCAGTCTGCTGGGGGCCGACACCTCGACCCTGAGCCTGGCGGGCGATCACAAGGCCACCGAGGAGGCCCTGCGCGCTTCCGGCGTGCCGTTCGTGTTCCTCCGCAACGGCTGGTATCTGGAGAATTACAACCCGGCGCAGGCGGCTGAGACGGGCGCGGTGCTGGGCAGCGCCGAGGAAGGGCGGGTGAGTGCGGCGGCCCGCGCCGACTATGCAGCGGCAGCGGCAGCCGTCCTGACCCAGCCCAACCAGGAAAACAAAATCTATGAACTCGGCGGCGATACCGCCTTTACCCTCAGCGAACTGGCAGCCGAAATCGCCGCGCAGAGCGGCAAAGCGGTGACGTATCAGAACATGCCCGCCGAGGCCTACGCCCAGTTGCTGCTGAGCTTCGGTCTGCCCGACGCACTGGCCAACATGCTGGCCGACTCGGACAGCGGGCTTGCGAAAGGCCAGCTCTACACCGAACGCCGCGACCTGAGCACGTTGATCGGGCGGCCCACCACGACCATGCAGGAAGGCGTCCGGGCAGCGTTGCAGGGATAA
- a CDS encoding Rrf2 family transcriptional regulator gives MNSDYSIAVHILSLLNHSPEPISSEFIAGSVGVNPVVIRSITGLLRRGGLLHTQRGVMGAQLTRPPEQISLLDVYRAVHAPDSVLKVHQHPNPACPVGARIQGVLDNVFGEAQAALEARLATVRLSDINAALHQTS, from the coding sequence ATGAACAGCGACTATTCGATTGCCGTGCATATTCTGTCGTTGCTCAATCACTCGCCCGAACCGATCAGTTCCGAGTTCATCGCGGGCAGCGTGGGCGTCAATCCGGTGGTGATTCGCAGCATTACGGGCCTGCTGCGGCGCGGCGGCCTGCTGCATACTCAGCGCGGCGTGATGGGCGCACAGCTCACCCGCCCGCCCGAGCAGATCAGCCTGCTCGACGTCTACCGCGCTGTTCATGCACCCGACTCGGTGCTGAAGGTGCATCAGCATCCGAATCCGGCGTGTCCGGTAGGGGCCCGCATTCAGGGCGTGCTCGACAACGTCTTCGGAGAGGCCCAGGCCGCACTGGAAGCCCGGCTGGCAACCGTCCGGCTCTCGGACATCAACGCTGCCCTGCACCAGACGAGCTGA
- a CDS encoding branched-chain amino acid ABC transporter substrate-binding protein, giving the protein MKKLGLSVLTLGALSLGSAHAVTVIKIASMSPLSGPKSDQGLQIRNSTELAIKESRSQFLALGFDVQLVTYDDQGDPTTGNANARRMIADPGILAVVGPMNSGVMIPSSETLAPSHIAIVSPSTTNVKVTDRGLANVNRVCARDDAQGPAGADFVIETLKAKKVYVLNDKTPYGQGLADAAQKEFQAKGVQIIASEGTEEISDFSSIITKIKLAKPDAIYFGGLYPQVGPFAKQLREAGVSIPIMGGDGYDSPVLLTLAGPGAKDIYFTTIAPPLAVVPAAKAIAARFKATYKADIQGYGIMGYDSTKVVVNGILNAIKANGNKLPSRAQVEDAIRKTNLTTGTLTGPIDFNSMGDRMTAKMYVRQVNDNLQLSTAGVVNVKAPKP; this is encoded by the coding sequence ATGAAGAAACTTGGCCTATCTGTCCTTACCCTCGGCGCCCTCAGCCTCGGCAGCGCCCACGCGGTAACCGTCATCAAGATCGCCAGCATGTCGCCGCTCTCTGGCCCCAAGAGCGACCAGGGTCTTCAGATTCGCAATTCCACCGAACTGGCTATCAAGGAAAGCCGTTCGCAGTTTCTGGCGCTGGGCTTTGATGTTCAGCTGGTCACCTATGACGACCAGGGCGACCCCACCACCGGCAATGCCAACGCCCGCCGCATGATTGCCGATCCCGGCATTCTGGCAGTGGTCGGCCCGATGAACAGCGGCGTCATGATTCCCAGCAGCGAAACGCTGGCTCCCAGCCACATTGCCATCGTGTCGCCCTCGACCACCAACGTCAAGGTGACCGACCGCGGCCTTGCCAACGTCAACCGCGTCTGTGCCCGCGACGACGCCCAGGGGCCTGCCGGTGCCGATTTCGTGATCGAGACCCTGAAGGCCAAGAAGGTCTATGTCCTGAACGACAAGACCCCCTATGGTCAGGGCCTCGCCGACGCCGCCCAGAAGGAATTCCAGGCCAAAGGCGTGCAGATTATCGCCTCGGAAGGCACCGAGGAGATCAGCGACTTCTCGAGCATCATCACCAAGATCAAGCTCGCCAAGCCCGACGCCATCTACTTCGGCGGTCTGTATCCGCAGGTGGGACCGTTCGCCAAGCAGCTGCGTGAAGCGGGCGTGAGCATCCCGATCATGGGCGGCGACGGCTACGACAGCCCGGTGCTGCTGACGCTGGCCGGACCCGGAGCCAAGGACATCTACTTCACCACCATCGCGCCGCCGCTGGCAGTGGTGCCCGCCGCCAAGGCCATCGCGGCCCGCTTCAAGGCGACCTATAAGGCCGATATTCAGGGCTACGGCATCATGGGCTACGACAGCACCAAGGTTGTCGTCAACGGCATCCTGAACGCTATCAAGGCCAACGGCAACAAACTGCCCAGCCGCGCCCAGGTCGAAGACGCGATTCGCAAGACCAATCTGACCACCGGCACACTGACTGGCCCCATCGACTTCAACAGCATGGGCGACCGCATGACGGCCAAGATGTACGTGCGTCAGGTCAACGACAACCTGCAGCTCTCGACCGCAGGCGTGGTCAACGTCAAGGCTCCCAAGCCCTGA
- a CDS encoding DUF4384 domain-containing protein: MQAKTKHINSILMLTLSAALLLSPTLSSAQASGAKLGTQSIIVNPAQPELGVRVWVNKDPQGKGVASYRIGEQIRVGVQTSEDAYVYLFDVNSRGEISLFVPNGYDGPKGNFVRGGSRNVFPGQGAKYTLTVGGPRGQDRILALASRVQLDLSDIATFAGEQGFGSVTVQGEARLGQGLSDAVSGLDAQDWVTAVTWYGVGVQGQGNPQATGPLTVLTPAPTQPVPTEPAQPDPTPVQTQPVTSIQPGERQDGSFDSVIQDAFTRTRGAEALGSAETYVSRWGTGVWQKFTGAAAYGRAVILHADGSSRAYSVHGRILERYLALSTAESGGTKPPTRLGWAAGDEKIIPRNLYGTSGLYGFFQSGALYSTEKYGTFWLVGDLLKKYQGLGGSGSFLGFPTRDQYLANGGWAGDFEGGSIRYVNGAYVVTRK; this comes from the coding sequence ATGCAAGCCAAGACCAAGCACATCAACAGCATTCTGATGCTGACCCTTTCCGCCGCGCTGCTCCTCTCCCCCACCCTTTCGAGCGCCCAGGCCAGCGGAGCCAAGCTGGGCACCCAGAGCATCATCGTGAATCCGGCGCAGCCGGAACTCGGCGTGCGGGTATGGGTCAATAAAGACCCCCAGGGCAAGGGAGTCGCCAGCTACCGCATCGGGGAGCAGATTCGCGTGGGCGTACAGACCAGCGAAGACGCCTACGTGTACCTGTTCGACGTGAACAGCCGGGGCGAGATCAGTCTGTTCGTGCCCAACGGCTACGACGGCCCGAAGGGAAATTTCGTGCGGGGCGGCAGCAGGAACGTCTTTCCCGGACAGGGAGCGAAATACACCCTGACGGTGGGCGGCCCACGCGGGCAGGACCGTATTCTGGCGCTCGCCAGCCGCGTGCAGCTCGATCTGAGCGACATCGCCACCTTTGCCGGAGAGCAGGGCTTCGGGTCTGTGACGGTGCAGGGCGAGGCCCGGCTGGGACAGGGGCTGTCGGACGCCGTGAGCGGACTGGACGCCCAGGACTGGGTGACGGCGGTGACGTGGTACGGCGTGGGCGTGCAGGGCCAGGGCAACCCGCAGGCCACCGGGCCGCTGACCGTGCTGACGCCCGCACCCACCCAGCCCGTTCCCACCGAGCCTGCTCAGCCCGATCCCACCCCCGTCCAGACGCAGCCCGTCACCAGCATCCAGCCCGGCGAGCGCCAGGACGGCAGCTTCGACAGCGTGATTCAGGACGCCTTTACCCGCACACGCGGCGCAGAAGCGCTGGGCAGCGCCGAAACGTATGTGAGCCGCTGGGGAACCGGCGTCTGGCAGAAATTTACCGGGGCGGCGGCCTACGGCAGAGCTGTCATCCTGCACGCCGACGGCTCGTCGCGGGCCTACTCGGTGCACGGGCGCATTCTGGAACGCTATCTGGCGCTCAGCACCGCCGAAAGTGGCGGCACCAAGCCCCCGACGCGCCTGGGCTGGGCGGCGGGTGACGAGAAGATCATTCCGCGCAACCTGTACGGCACCAGCGGCCTGTACGGCTTTTTCCAGAGCGGAGCGCTGTACAGCACCGAGAAATACGGCACCTTCTGGCTGGTCGGCGATCTGCTCAAAAAGTATCAGGGACTGGGCGGATCGGGCAGCTTCCTGGGCTTTCCCACCCGCGACCAGTATCTGGCGAACGGCGGCTGGGCCGGAGACTTCGAGGGCGGCAGCATCCGGTATGTGAACGGAGCGTATGTGGTGACGCGCAAGTAA
- a CDS encoding saccharopine dehydrogenase family protein encodes MSRVIIIGAGGVGNVVAKKCAQNDSIFTEVLIATRTVSKADKIVAEIHEHIPGSKTTFSTASVDADNVPALVELFNSFKPELVINVALPYQDLTIMDACLETGVHYLDTANYEPLDVAKFEYSWQWAYREKFEKAGLMALLGCGFDPGATNIFTAHHAKHHFKEIHYLDIVDCNNGDHGKAFATNFNPEINIREITANGRYWENGEWVETRPLEISQDIYYPKVTTRKSFVLYHEELESLVINFPTIKRARFWMTFGESYIKHLSVLEGIGMTSIVPIDFRGQKIAPIEFLKAVLPAPESLAANYTGQTCIGVQARGIGLDGQPKVHFVYNVCDHAATYREVQAQGVSYTTGVPAMIGAALMLTGTWKKAGVYNVEEFDPDPFIAEMNRWGLPVDELAGIELVHD; translated from the coding sequence ATGAGCAGAGTCATCATCATCGGCGCGGGCGGCGTGGGCAACGTCGTCGCCAAGAAGTGCGCCCAGAACGACAGCATCTTCACCGAGGTCCTGATCGCCACCCGCACCGTCAGCAAGGCCGATAAGATCGTGGCCGAGATTCACGAGCACATTCCCGGCTCCAAGACCACCTTCAGCACCGCTAGCGTGGACGCCGACAACGTGCCCGCCCTGGTCGAGCTGTTCAACAGCTTCAAACCCGAACTGGTCATCAATGTGGCGCTGCCGTACCAGGACCTGACGATCATGGACGCCTGCCTGGAAACAGGCGTGCACTACCTCGACACCGCCAACTACGAGCCGCTGGACGTGGCGAAGTTCGAGTATTCGTGGCAGTGGGCCTACCGCGAGAAGTTCGAGAAGGCTGGCCTGATGGCGCTGCTGGGCTGCGGCTTCGACCCCGGCGCGACCAACATCTTTACCGCCCACCACGCCAAGCACCACTTCAAGGAAATTCATTACCTCGATATCGTGGACTGCAACAACGGCGACCACGGCAAGGCCTTCGCCACCAACTTCAACCCCGAAATCAACATCCGCGAGATCACGGCCAACGGGCGCTACTGGGAGAACGGCGAGTGGGTCGAAACCAGGCCGCTGGAGATCTCGCAGGACATCTATTACCCCAAGGTCACGACCCGCAAGAGCTTCGTGCTGTACCACGAGGAACTCGAATCGCTGGTCATCAACTTCCCGACCATCAAACGCGCCCGCTTCTGGATGACCTTCGGAGAGAGCTATATCAAGCATCTGAGCGTGCTGGAGGGCATCGGCATGACCAGCATCGTGCCGATCGACTTCCGGGGCCAGAAGATCGCGCCGATTGAATTCCTGAAGGCGGTGCTGCCCGCGCCCGAAAGTCTGGCGGCCAACTACACCGGGCAGACCTGCATCGGGGTGCAGGCCAGGGGCATCGGGCTGGACGGTCAGCCGAAGGTGCATTTCGTCTACAACGTCTGCGACCACGCCGCCACCTACCGAGAGGTGCAGGCGCAGGGCGTCAGCTACACCACCGGCGTGCCCGCCATGATCGGCGCGGCCCTGATGCTGACGGGCACCTGGAAGAAGGCGGGCGTGTACAACGTCGAGGAATTCGACCCCGATCCCTTTATCGCCGAGATGAACCGCTGGGGTCTGCCGGTCGATGAACTGGCGGGAATCGAACTCGTTCACGACTGA
- a CDS encoding aquaporin, which translates to MTTTEQLPDAVHSMSQRLTAEAIGTFLLVTSALLAPAGTTFAVVGLTLGVMVVAIGKVSGAQINPAVTTALIAARQFPLMEGLQYIVAQIVGAVLAMLLATSLLRGLGHPAGAVPANAGFWLAELLGAFILTFTVTRVVVSKVEVGAAAFAIGLALAIGIGVAGAFSGGVLNPAIALSLMFGGLISFGNGVLYLVMPLVGGLIGGLMARFLASPAELYVPAGRR; encoded by the coding sequence ATGACCACCACCGAACAACTGCCAGATGCCGTTCACAGCATGTCCCAGCGCCTCACTGCCGAGGCCATCGGCACCTTTCTGCTCGTCACCTCGGCGCTGCTGGCCCCGGCGGGCACGACGTTCGCCGTCGTCGGCCTGACGCTCGGCGTGATGGTGGTCGCCATCGGCAAGGTCTCGGGCGCACAGATCAATCCCGCCGTCACCACCGCCCTGATCGCGGCCCGTCAGTTTCCGCTGATGGAGGGTCTGCAGTACATCGTGGCCCAGATCGTGGGCGCGGTGCTGGCGATGCTGCTGGCAACCAGCCTGCTGCGGGGGCTGGGGCATCCGGCGGGTGCAGTTCCGGCCAATGCGGGCTTCTGGCTGGCCGAACTGCTGGGCGCGTTCATCCTGACCTTCACCGTCACCCGCGTGGTGGTCAGCAAGGTGGAAGTGGGCGCGGCGGCTTTCGCCATCGGTCTGGCGCTCGCCATCGGCATCGGTGTGGCCGGGGCTTTCAGCGGCGGCGTCCTCAATCCGGCCATCGCCCTCTCGCTGATGTTCGGCGGCCTGATCAGCTTCGGCAATGGCGTGCTGTACCTCGTCATGCCGCTCGTGGGCGGCCTGATCGGTGGCCTGATGGCCCGCTTCCTGGCCTCGCCCGCCGAACTGTACGTGCCCGCCGGAAGGCGTTAA
- a CDS encoding TetR/AcrR family transcriptional regulator — protein MPKVSGAHLEERRVQILDAAAQVFAQGGFHATSMADVIQASGLLAGSMYRYFRSKDELIGGVVERLMETVMAELLRVGQQDAPGLATLPLSIQAAQHLLSAHPLISSLLPQLWTEAARDEAIRVRAQTFYARLLAHFRSRIEREQANGHLSADLNAEAVAQVGLALIQGYMVQRLLLRENVNPALYVQTVQQLIGTERTESPATAVPDNSKERGANPALFEETAL, from the coding sequence ATGCCGAAAGTATCCGGTGCTCACCTCGAAGAGCGCAGAGTTCAGATTCTGGACGCCGCTGCACAGGTCTTCGCGCAGGGCGGGTTTCATGCCACCAGCATGGCCGACGTGATTCAGGCCAGCGGCCTGTTGGCGGGCAGCATGTACCGCTATTTCAGAAGCAAAGACGAACTGATCGGCGGCGTCGTCGAGCGGCTGATGGAAACGGTGATGGCTGAACTGCTGCGGGTGGGGCAACAGGACGCCCCAGGTCTGGCAACGCTGCCACTGAGCATTCAGGCGGCCCAGCACCTGCTGAGTGCTCATCCACTGATTTCCAGCCTGTTGCCGCAGTTGTGGACCGAAGCGGCCCGCGACGAGGCCATTCGCGTGCGTGCCCAGACGTTCTACGCCAGACTGCTGGCCCACTTCCGCAGCAGGATCGAGCGCGAGCAGGCTAACGGCCACCTGAGTGCCGACCTGAACGCCGAGGCGGTCGCGCAGGTCGGTCTGGCGCTCATTCAGGGCTATATGGTGCAGCGCCTGCTGCTCCGGGAAAACGTGAATCCGGCGCTGTACGTGCAGACGGTGCAGCAGTTGATCGGCACAGAGCGCACCGAGTCGCCCGCAACCGCCGTGCCAGACAACAGCAAAGAGCGCGGGGCGAACCCTGCGCTCTTTGAAGAGACTGCTCTTTAA
- a CDS encoding molybdopterin-dependent oxidoreductase — MRFLRAWITAVLLSVVGYLLFLWLGLAYPPLRLFGAMTQLLGVPKIFQLVHAVFGLGQGGKIFAFTGVAVLWLGGLTLLGGLWRGRIAGLIVFVLGLAFTPWYTALGYGVAFWLLLDAVNVWLAPRVRAVTVRPVPPDSGRRTTTLALATGGAVVAGGGLTALFRDPGAGAPATAASIVPGEPLPFGVTPVEQWYYVSKNLEPFDPNVNGKTWNLKVGGLVRTPLTLSLADLKSFTPVSEELTLSCISNPLGGPLISNGIWEGFRLSELLKKAGVQGGAKYLLWEAADGYTESLPLGRALEDDILLVHTLNGQPLTPKHGYPLRVLIPGRYGMKQPRWITKITLSATDVPGYWVRRGWSKTALVELTSRIDQPAEISPIVKAGAPGFIRGIAFYGDQPITKVEVTTDGGKTWQAARLIAPRSKSVWTPWELPWTPAAGSYDVQVRAYSGDRVQKKVESDALPEGATGYHHFIVNVS; from the coding sequence ATGCGCTTTTTACGGGCCTGGATCACCGCCGTGCTGCTGAGTGTGGTGGGCTATCTGCTCTTTTTGTGGCTGGGGCTGGCCTATCCGCCGCTGCGCCTGTTCGGGGCCATGACGCAGCTGCTGGGCGTACCGAAGATCTTCCAGCTCGTCCACGCCGTCTTCGGACTGGGGCAGGGCGGCAAGATCTTCGCCTTTACCGGCGTGGCGGTGCTGTGGCTGGGCGGCCTGACGCTGCTCGGCGGCCTGTGGCGCGGCAGGATCGCGGGGCTGATCGTCTTTGTGCTGGGCTTAGCCTTCACGCCCTGGTACACCGCGCTGGGCTACGGCGTGGCCTTCTGGCTGCTGCTCGACGCGGTGAATGTGTGGCTGGCTCCCCGCGTGCGGGCGGTCACGGTGCGCCCCGTGCCGCCCGATTCCGGCAGGCGAACCACCACCCTGGCGCTGGCGACGGGAGGCGCGGTGGTCGCGGGCGGCGGCCTGACCGCTCTGTTCCGCGATCCGGGTGCGGGAGCACCCGCCACAGCCGCGAGCATCGTGCCCGGTGAACCGCTGCCTTTCGGCGTCACACCCGTCGAGCAGTGGTACTACGTCTCGAAGAACCTGGAACCGTTCGACCCCAACGTGAACGGCAAGACCTGGAACCTGAAGGTGGGCGGCCTAGTCCGCACGCCGCTGACGCTCTCGCTGGCCGATCTGAAGAGCTTCACGCCCGTCAGCGAGGAACTCACGCTGTCGTGCATCTCCAACCCGCTGGGCGGCCCGCTCATCTCCAACGGCATCTGGGAGGGCTTCCGGCTGTCGGAACTGCTGAAGAAGGCGGGCGTGCAGGGCGGCGCAAAATACCTGCTGTGGGAGGCCGCCGACGGATACACCGAATCGCTGCCGCTGGGCCGCGCCCTCGAAGACGACATTCTGCTGGTGCATACCCTGAACGGGCAGCCGCTCACGCCCAAGCACGGTTACCCGCTGAGGGTACTGATTCCGGGACGCTACGGCATGAAGCAGCCCCGCTGGATCACCAAAATAACGCTGTCGGCCACCGACGTGCCCGGCTACTGGGTTCGGCGCGGCTGGAGCAAAACGGCGCTGGTCGAACTGACGAGCCGGATCGATCAGCCCGCCGAGATTTCGCCCATCGTCAAGGCGGGTGCACCGGGCTTCATCCGGGGAATCGCCTTTTACGGCGACCAGCCGATCACCAAGGTCGAGGTGACCACCGACGGCGGCAAGACGTGGCAGGCAGCCCGGCTGATCGCGCCGCGCAGCAAAAGCGTCTGGACGCCCTGGGAGCTGCCCTGGACACCGGCTGCGGGCAGCTACGACGTGCAGGTGCGGGCGTATTCGGGCGACAGGGTGCAGAAAAAGGTCGAATCCGACGCGCTGCCGGAAGGAGCGACGGGCTATCACCATTTCATCGTCAACGTGAGCTGA
- a CDS encoding DUF4397 domain-containing protein, which translates to MNRNLMMSALALTTLALSTASAQMNDGKTAYVRVVHGVADAPAVDVFVDGTRTVANAPFKAVTPYGNVPAGKHNVMITAAGDKSTVVFQGDVTLTAGTYYTVAAVGYLKNLKPKIFTATSMNMNKGKAQVNVYHLSPDAPRVQALAVDYNSAPILPVGVAYGNEYTVNVDPMGVNLNIVPFGKTMPVVKNLTGLSVAGGKTYSIFALGTMGGKTLDFVVTEDKVVADSMMAK; encoded by the coding sequence ATGAACAGAAACCTGATGATGTCCGCCCTCGCTCTGACCACCCTGGCCCTCTCGACCGCTTCCGCGCAGATGAACGACGGCAAGACCGCGTATGTGCGCGTGGTGCACGGTGTTGCCGACGCGCCCGCCGTGGATGTGTTCGTGGACGGCACCCGCACCGTCGCCAACGCGCCCTTCAAGGCTGTGACGCCCTACGGCAACGTGCCCGCCGGCAAGCACAACGTCATGATCACGGCGGCTGGCGACAAGAGCACAGTGGTGTTTCAGGGCGACGTGACGCTGACCGCTGGCACCTACTACACCGTGGCGGCTGTCGGCTACCTGAAGAACCTGAAGCCCAAGATCTTCACGGCCACCAGCATGAACATGAACAAGGGCAAGGCGCAGGTGAACGTGTACCACCTGTCGCCCGACGCGCCCCGCGTGCAGGCGCTCGCCGTCGATTACAACAGCGCTCCGATCCTGCCGGTCGGTGTGGCCTACGGCAACGAGTACACCGTCAATGTCGATCCGATGGGCGTGAACCTGAACATCGTTCCCTTCGGCAAGACCATGCCCGTCGTCAAGAACCTGACCGGACTGAGCGTGGCGGGCGGCAAGACCTACAGCATCTTCGCGCTGGGCACCATGGGCGGCAAGACGCTCGATTTCGTGGTGACGGAAGATAAAGTCGTCGCCGATTCGATGATGGCGAAGTAA
- a CDS encoding alpha/beta hydrolase, which translates to MTALPTRRPVRRFFRVLFPLVAVLVAFGLGVLWPTLHRPALRLDQDSVYPGARARASWNEADGGVIDVRPDTGQAHTLLVLYPGGLVRPQAYQWIGTALAPLGVETVIVRFPLDLAVLGTGRADAVIRRYGAGKTVYLAGHSLGGAMAAQYVSGHAGQVAGLILMGAYPAGNVSLASQTGLRVLDLMGEHDEVAKKAAVQDGLTRLPAQTRLVTVRGSVHSFFGRYGPQAGDGTPTVTHAQAEAQIVAELSAFLAGP; encoded by the coding sequence ATGACTGCTCTGCCGACTCGCCGGCCTGTGCGCCGATTCTTCCGGGTGCTGTTTCCTCTGGTGGCGGTGCTGGTGGCTTTCGGGCTCGGTGTGCTGTGGCCCACCCTGCACCGCCCGGCGCTGCGGCTGGATCAGGACAGCGTGTATCCGGGGGCGCGGGCACGGGCGAGCTGGAACGAGGCCGATGGCGGTGTGATCGACGTGCGGCCCGATACCGGGCAGGCCCACACGCTGCTGGTGCTGTATCCCGGCGGACTGGTGCGGCCCCAGGCCTATCAGTGGATCGGCACGGCCCTGGCCCCGCTGGGCGTGGAAACGGTGATCGTGCGCTTTCCACTCGATCTGGCGGTGCTGGGCACCGGGCGGGCAGACGCGGTCATCCGGCGCTACGGCGCAGGGAAGACGGTGTATCTGGCCGGACACAGCCTCGGCGGGGCGATGGCGGCGCAGTACGTGTCGGGCCACGCGGGGCAGGTGGCGGGCCTGATCCTGATGGGTGCATATCCGGCGGGTAACGTGTCGCTGGCGTCTCAGACGGGGCTGCGAGTCCTCGACCTGATGGGCGAACATGATGAGGTGGCGAAAAAGGCAGCGGTGCAGGACGGGCTGACGCGCCTGCCTGCCCAGACCCGGCTGGTCACGGTTCGCGGATCGGTGCACAGCTTCTTCGGGCGGTATGGTCCCCAGGCGGGCGACGGCACGCCCACCGTGACGCACGCGCAGGCCGAAGCGCAGATCGTGGCGGAACTCAGCGCGTTTCTGGCGGGACCGTAA